The Paenibacillus sp. G2S3 region GGATACGGTTAAAGAAGTTGTTAAGGAACCTGTGAAGAAACGAAAAGGTCTTCGCTGGAGTGACGTCATTGAACCCAAAGCACTGCCCATCTCGCTTGTCGGATTTACGCTTGCGTTCTCCTATAGTTCTTTATCTGGTTTCATCGCTTCTTTTACAAAAGAAATTAATCAATCACAGCTTACTGGTTATTTTTTTGTCGCCTTTGCGATTATGATTGTGCTGTTTCGTCCTCTGATCGGTAAAGTATTCGATAAATATAATGAGCATATTCTCATTTATCCCGGAATTTTGATTTTTGCTGTAGGATTGCTCAGCTTAAGTCAAGCTAGATCTGGATTCATGCTGATGTTCTCAGGCATCATTATGGGGGTTGGGTATGGTGCACTTATGCCGTGCTTTCAGACACTTGCTCTTAAATTAGCGGATAAAGAACGTAGAGGAAGCGCAAATGGAACCTTTTTCTTATTATTTGATTTGGGGTATGGAGCGGGTTCTTATATTATGGGTGTAGTTGCTTCTTATACAGATTACCGCATGATGTACGAAGTCGCAGGGTTCGTGACACTTATCTCAGTTGCTGTATACTATTTGCTTCATCACCTACCCAAATCTAAGCTTCGCGTTCAAAAAGCTAAAGCTGACGCTGCATAAATGTGTGCGTTCAGTTGTATGATATAATTGTTGAAAAATAAGGCATGGGGAGAACAATATGACTACAATCATTGATAAAATCGCTTGGATTCATATCGAGAATGGACAAGTTCTATGTGCGCGTTCCAAAGGGAAAGATATGTATTATTTACCTGGTGGGAAAAGAGAAGCCGGAGAAACAGACGAAGAGACGCTCGTTCGCGAGATAGAGGAAGAGATCTCTGTTCAGATTAAGGCAGATACCATCTCTTATTTCGGAACGTTTGAAGCAGAAGCTCATGGTAAAGCGGAAGATGTTACAGTCAAAATGACCTGTTATATTGCGGATTATGAAGGGACATTAACGCCAGCGTCCGAAATCGAGGAATTGTCTTGGCTAAGTTATAAGGATCGGAATCGTATGTCTGTTGTTACCCAAATTATTCTTGATCAATTGCGTGAGAAGAATTTGCTCTCATAAATCAACCATATACAGTAGTTGAAGTCCGTTTTAAGCCAGCAAGTTGGCTTGAGACGGTCTTTTTATTTCTACGAGTAACGCTCGTTCATTGGACAATAGCAACGTTTCTTCTCATTAAGGACAGATGTCCTTTTTTAAACCCTTGAATTGCTATTTAATATGTAAGAGATCGAAGTTGAGGAGAGAGAGAAATGAGAGGAATTATATTTGCATTTTTAGCGGGGGCTTGTATTACGCTACAGGGTGTGTCAAATGCTCGAATAAGTCAAGATATTGGGACTTGGCAGGCAGCGACAATTACACAGTTAACAGGGTTCATCATGTCCTTCCTAATTCTTTTGTTCGTTAGAGATGGGAAAAGGGGAGGCTTTAAGCAAGTAAAACCCTTATATTTGATCGGTGGCGCTTTTGCGGCTGTTATTATTTTCAGTGAAGTAACGGCCATTCAGCAAATTGGTGTTACTTTTACAATATCCTCGTTATTGATTGCTCAGCTATGTCTGACGTTCTTAATTGATATTAAAGGCTGGTTTGGAATGGAAAAGCGAAAGATGAGACTGCCGCAGTTCATTGGCATCGGACTGATGATTGTTGGCGTAGTGATACTGAAATTCTAACAACCTTGCGTATAGTTGATAAATGGAGGAATTAAATTATGATTATTGGTTTGATATTAGCGCTTATCGCGGGATCACTCGTGAGTCTGCAAAATATATTTAATACAAAAGTTAACGAAAAGGTCGGATCTTGGGCGACGACAACTTTAGTGTTAGGGATGGGATTCTTAGCTTCATTTATCATGAGTCTTATCGTTGAAGGAAACCGTATATTTACTTTGAGAAATATGGAGCCTTGGTATTGGATCAGTGGTTTGATCGGGGTTGGGGTAGTAATATGCCTTGTGCAAGGTACTAAGCGGCTCGGCCCTACGTATGCGATTTCGATCGTATTAATCTCTCAGCTTGGGTTTGCACTGCTCTGGGATTCACTAGGCTGGTTAGGTTTGGAGAAGGTTCCTTTTACTTGGAAGCAGTTGGTCGGAGTGATTGTTATTGTTGGTGGCATTCTCGTGTTTAAGCTAGGTGGCGAACGGGAGACGCAGAAGGCGGCTTAATTTATTCTAAGACTCATGTCTGTCAAAATAGAAGTGATGACAGTCACACGAGGATGGAAGCAAAGCAAATTATACTTTGGGAAAGTAATAGCTCAATTATAAATAAGGAGTAGATCATCCTATGTTCATACAATTGAACTCCCAAACTATTGAAAAGTTAGAGAAATGCCTTGGTGAACGACCAGGATATTTTAAATTATTCTTCGATACAGAGGGCTGTGGTTGTAATGGCGTGATCGTAATTCAGGTCATTAGTGAACCTCATGCTACAGATATTGAAGTTCAGAAAGAGCCCTTTACTTTTTTTGTTGACCGGCAACAGGAGTCTTTATTTGATGAACAGATGCAACTTGAAGCAGATGAGAATTACCCGTCTTTCAAATTAAGTAGTGATTCGAGTCTGTTAGGAAGTAATATTCGAGTAAAGGATATTCGCTAGGCAGGTTGGAGCAGTTGAATGTAGAGTGTGTAGAATGGCTGATGAAGCGATTCTACACACTTTTTTTATTTTTTCGATCAATAATATTGCTGACTATGTCACGACGTGATATAGTCACGTTAAGACATATTTAAATGCGACGTATAAATAAAGGGAGCTGGGCATGTTGAACCCTGAGAAAGTATTGAAGAAATACGTACCCATGACTGAAACAGCATTCTATATTCTTTTATCCTTAGATGAACCACGTCATGGTTATGGAATAGTGAAGCATGTGGAGAAAATCACGAAAGCGCGTCTTTTGTTAGGTTCAGGTACAGTTTATGGCACGTTAACAAAGATGCAAAAAGATGGGATGATTACTGTTTTTGCTGATGAAGAGAGAAAAACGGTTTACGAAAGAACAGACATAGGGATGCTAATTCTTGCTACGGAGATTAATAGGCTTAAAGAGCTGCATGAGAATGCTATAAAATATGGAGGTGATGTAGATGATCATCAAAATATCTAGACCCTTTTGGAGTTATGATGTTCAGAAAACCGAAGAATGGTTAGCTTCTATGGCCCAAAAAGGCTACGAACTTATCCGAATCAACCGTTTAACTAGATATTTTTACTTTCAGCAAGGTGAATCGAACGTAGCTAACTATCGGATCGTATTCGATAAAGTTCCCAATCAATCCCTCTCTAAGGGTCTATTAAATTTCGGATGGACGAAGGTGTTACAGAGCGGCAAATGGTACGTGACGATGAATAAGCTGCCTTTAGAACAGATTAGAACTTTCCCTGATCGAGAGGGGATCGTAAAGCATAACAAGAAGATCATGTATATTTTTATGGGAATATTGATTTATTTAATGGTTGCATTACTCAATGTAATTTTAATAAGTACGATAGCAATGAGTGTTTCCAAGGTTGGTCATTTTAATGTCTTCAATGGGCCGTATGGTTTTATTCCCGCTACTGCATTAGGGCTTAGCATTATCTTATGTATTTTCACCGTATACTCGCTAATCACATTAAACAAGACGAACCAACGATTAACAGGAGAATTCATACAACCAAACAAGCAAAATGGTCAGGGGACATCCCCTCTGAAAGACAGGCTAAGTAAGAATGAAAAGAAACGCTTGAAAAGCTCAGGTCAACTTGTTATGAAGTGGAAGCTTGGATGGATGTATGCTCCTGATCGGCTTGAAGCGTGGCTAGAGGGAATGGAAGAAAAGGGATATAATCTGTACAGCGTTGGCAAAACAGGAACTGCCTTTTATTTTAAAAAAGGGAAGCCTCGTAAGATGTGTTATTGTGCGGATTTACAAAATACTGCAGATACCAATTACTTCAACATTCACACGGATTCTGGCTGGGTATGTCTGTATCATTCGAGTTCATGGAGTCAGAAATGGGTCTTATGGGGCCAAGAATATGTGCCAGGCGAAGTAAAACCTCAAATTTATAGCGATAAGTTAAATCAGTTGAAATTAGCTAGACGTATAGCTTTAACGTATTCTGCTATGTTCTTACCTCTCACTATTTTATATATGTATATTATTGGTTTAAATGTAAGATTATCGGATTACGCAGATCTGGATCGATTGGAGATTATAAATTTGATCTTGTACGCCATATTAATTCTAATGTTTGGCTCATATGTTACTCGCACTTGGCTATATTACAACCGGCTTCGTAAACTTCATCAATAATATCGTGGAGGTGTATGATGCAACAGAACATTTATGACAACCCTGAGTTTTTTCAAATGTATAAGAACTTAAGGGAGTCAAGAATTACATACAATGACTTTATTGAACAACCTGCAATAAGAGGGTTACTTCCAGATCTACAGGATTTAAATGTTCTCGACCTTGGCTGCGGTTTTGGAGAACAGGCGAACTATATGATTGATAACCATGCATCACAGGTAACAGGAGTAGATATATCAGAGAAGATGTTAGCTATGGCAAGGAAACGACCTGAGATCCGTTATATACAGGGCTCTATGGAAGAAATCGAATTTAATCGAAATGAATTTGATTTGGTAGTAAGTTCGTTAGCTTTTCATTATATCGAGGATTATAAAACACTCATTAGTAGGATTTCAGAATGGATTAAACCCAATGGGCACCTGGTATTTTCAATAGAGCATCCGGTTGTTTTATCGAATAAGAGCCAAAGTGGGTGGGTTAAAGATCTCGATCATAATATCCTCCATTGGCCTATTGATAATTATGGTGAAGAAGGTCTCAGATCACAGTTTTGGGGAATCGATGGCGTTATTAAATACCATAGAAAACTCTCTACATTAATTAATACTTTGATCCAAAATGGGCTGGCTGTTGAACAAATTGTTGAACCTGAATCTACACCTGAAGGTCTTGAGAAGATGCCCAATTTAATAAATGAAAGAAGGAGACCTTCATTTTTAATAATTAAGGCTAGGAAAACAGTTATACAGCATCTGCAAGGAAAATAAGGGGAGTGTTTGTATGCATGAAATATCTCATGAGGATTATTATAAAGTGAAGCCACTACTTCAAGGAGAGCATATCCATCCCGAAATTCTCTCTGTGATTGAAGTCAATAATCCTGGTTGGATCTTTGTCGATCAACTTACAGCACCAAAGAGTGCGTTAGTATGGAGTCAGGGGATTGAAGGGTTTTATCTTATCGGCGATCACACCAATCAAGCTTTTATCCATGCACTGGACAGTTATGTAACAGATCATATTGTACCTAGAATGAAGGAACTCGGGATGGAACATTTCGAAGTTTCTGGTCAACATGATGAATGGAATCTGGAATTGATGTTTCCTTCTAGGAAGCTATATCCGTTTGAACAGATGGTGTTCAAGTTACTTCACAAGCCGCCTACGACGCTGACTAATGGGATTAGAACTATAAATCTTAAAATGCTGGATTGGGAGAACTCAGATCTAAAGAATATAGAATTTGTACATGAAAATATTGATTTATTCTGGTCATCGAAAGAAGACTTTGCCGAAAAAGGCTACGGATATGCTGCTGTTGAGGGATCTGAAATTATGGGGGTATGTTATTCTAGTTTTGTTACACAGGATACACACGCGATCGGAATTGAAACCCTTCCTAAATATCAGAAACAAGGAGTGGGGACACATTTAGCAACGCTAGTTGTTGAAGATGTACTCGCCAATGGCTTTATTCCTTACTGGGATTGTTCACTAGATAATGAAGCTTCGAAAAAATCGGCACTACGACTAGGGTTTCAACAGATACATCAATATAAGTGTGGTGCTTTTGCAATTTAATCCTTTTAGAGACGTCTATTCCATGGAGTAGACGTTTTTATTATATTTACCATGAAGTTGTAAATACTTTAATATGAATTGTAATTTGGTATAACTCTATAATTATGAGAGAATGATCATCGGAACGAATGGAACGATTGAATATATTATAAGGTTAGGATGATCATCCATGAAAATTTTTCTTGTCGAGGACGATAGAACGATAGCATCAGGACTTGAATATTCATTACAGCAGGATCATTTTGAAACCCTTCTATGTTATGACGCCACCTCAGCCAAAGCGGTGTTATCTGAGCAGTTATCAGAGCTCACTTTATGCATCTTTGATCTCTCACTGCCGGATGGCAGCGGTTATGAATTGTGCAAGATCGTGAAAGCGCAAAGTGATATACCGGTAATTTTTTTAACGGCGATTGATGATGAGGTCAACGTGGTGATGGGACTCGATATGGGGGCAGATGATTACATAACCAAGCCTTTTCGGATTCGGGAGCTGCTATCGCGGATTAAATCCGTCTTAAGGAGATATAACAAGCAGGCTCAGACCCAATCCAATATCGAATTAGAGAATATACGGATTAACACACTTGAAGGAAAGGTTTATAAGAACGGCGATGAAGTGCTATTGACCGCATTAGAATATCGATTATTACTGATCTTTGCTAACCATGTTGGTCAGGTTCTCTCAAGAAATCAATTGTTAGAACGGATTTGGGATGTGGCAGGTGAATTCGTGAACGACAATACATTATCGGTTTACATAAAAAGACTTAGGGAAAAGTTAGAAGATAACCCCCAAGAACCCACCCTGATCAAAACAGTTCGAGGGTTGGGTTACAAGGTTGGTGATTAGGATGCTTCGTAATAGAGAATTTAGATGGTTATTGTTTACGATGTGCGTGATCAGTCTTGTGGCTACAGCGGTGGCGACATTTATATCGTTAGAGGCGGTAGGGCTCATAGCTGGGACTTCAGCTTTGCTTATAGCTTGCAGTGTATTGTTTACCCGCTGGAGATATGGTGAAATTGTAAAGCTTTCAGGGTATCTACGTCAAATCAGTAGTGGGAATTATTCGCTCGATGTTCGTGATAATCAGGAAGGTGAGCTTAGTATCCTGAAGAATGACATTTATAAAGTGACGCTGATGTTATCCGAGCAGAGTGCGCAATTACAAGAAGATAAAATGAAGCTTACCAATGCGATTTCGGATATCTCTCATCAGCTCAAAACCCCGCTTACTTCCATGACTGTGATGGCAGATTTATTAAGTGATCCTGAGCTGCAAACTGAGAAGAGAATGGAGTTTACCAGGAAAATTACGATCCAACTCGAACGAATTGGCTGGCTGGTCTCCTCTTTATTAAAATTCTCCAAGATCGATGCAGGAACCATTCATTTTAAAAAAGATCTTGTTCTGGTGAACAAGCTAGTTCAAAAATCTTTGGAGCCCATGTTAATTCCAATGGATATTAAAGAACAACGGGTCTTGATTGATGGAGATGATAGCACCACATTTACGGGCGATCTCAATTGGACAACTGAGGCGATCATTAATATTCTGAAAAACTGTGTAGAGCACACACCTGCTGGGGGAGAAATTTCGATTTCTTTTGCAGAAAATGCACTGTTTACGGAAATTTTCATTACAGATAACGGAAAAGGAATCCCAAAGGCAGAGCTCCCCTATATCTTCAAACGATTCTATAAAGGTAAGAATGCAAGCGAAGATAGTGTAGGGATTGGACTTGCCTTGGCACAAAGCATTATCACAGGACAAAACGGAACGATCGATGTGAAGAGTGAAGTGGGAAAGGGTTCACAATTTCAGATCAAATTTTATAAGCAAGTCATTTAGCACATATGGCTTAGTGACTAGAATGTCACTTTAGAGTCACTGGATAGTCATTGTAGACAGATATACTGATCTCATCAACAAATGGAGGTCTAACAATGGACATTTTAAAGATTGAACATCTGTCTAAAACATATGGAAAAGGCGAAACAGCGGTAAAGGCACTGGATGATGTATCTTTTTCGATTAAAAAAGGGGAATTCGTAGCGATTATCGGGCCATCTGGCTCCGGGAAATCGACCATTCTGCACTTATTAGGCGGAGTGGATAGACCGACAAGCGGCAAAGTATTCGTAGATAACACGGATATTTATGAATTGAATGAAACACAGCTGGCGATCTTTAGACGCAGACAAATTGGGCTGATTTATCAATTCTATAATCTTATACCGGTCTTAACGGTCGAAGAGAACATCACACTTCCTTTACTCCTTGATCAGCACAAGGTAGATAAGAAACAATTTGCGGATACTGTAAAGGCGTTAAATTTGGAAAATCGCTTAAATCATCTCCCGAATCAGCTCTCAGGTGGGCAACAACAGCGGGTCTCTATTGGCAGAGCGTTAATTAGTAATCCTGCAATCATGCTGGCGGATGAGCCAACCGGTAATCTGGATAGTAAGAACAGTGGTGAAATTATTGACTTACTAAAAATGTTTAATAAAACCTATAATCAAACACTGATTGTCATTACTCATGATGAACGGATTGCATTACAAGCGGATAGAGTGATTACCATTGAAGATGGAAGGATCGCCAAAGATGAGGTGATTCGTCCGTGAATATCGTAAATAAATTAACGCTTAGACATTTGAAGCAGAATAAGCGAAGAACCTTGGTTACTATCATTGGAGTCATCATTTCTGTGGCTATGGTGACGGCTGTGGCAACGCTTGGTTTTTCATTTATGGAATTAATGAAGAAGCAGAGTATCTCGACTAATGGAGAATGGCATGTCCAATATAGAAATGTTACAAAAGCTCAGCTTAAAGCGATAGAGGCGGATGATGCAACGAAAACACTTGTCATCTCAAATGATCGTGGCTATGCCCCTTTAGAGGGGGGACAGAATGAGAACAAGCCCTATTGGTATATCAAGGAATATAATGCAGCTGGTTTTAAACAATTTCCGATTGAACTTCTGGAAGGAAGACTCCCGAAGACTAACTATGAAGTAGTCATTTCTGAGGAAATTGCAAAAAATGCTAAAGTAACATACAAGATTGGTGAAACTATAACTCTCGATGTCGGAGAGCGAGTCACTAGGGATGATAAAAATAGTGGGCAGCCCTTATCTCAGAACGAACGATTACGGACTGAAGAGGATACCCTGAATGAAGAGATCATTCATAAAAAACCAATGAACTACACGATTGTGGGAGTGATAAAGCGTCCCACTTGGGAACCAACATGGTCTCCAGGTTATACTGCCCTAAGTTATGTGGATGAAAGCTTGATTGGAGCAGCCGAAAAAGCTACAGCGACGGTTGTATTAAATAAGGTGGACAGCTCCATATACAAGCATGCAGAGGAATTGGCAAAAGAAAACAATATAGAATCGATTTCTTATAACAATAGTCTGCTGCGCTATTATGGTGTGACGAATAGCGACGGCTTACGTAATACACTTCTTTCATTGTCAGTCATCGTTATGACTGTAATTATCATTGGCTCTGTTTCATTAATCTATAATGCATTCGCGATTTCTGTCTCGGAACGTGCACGCCATTTAGGAATGCTCTCCAGCGTAGGTGCTACAAAGAGGCAGAAGCAGAATTCGGTGTTTTTTGAAGGAATGATCATCGGTTTAATCAGTATACCTATTGGGATCCTTTGCGGAATTGCAGGAATCGGGATCACTTTTATGTTCATCAATACGATGATTCAAGATGTACTAGGGATAACTGAAAAATTAACATTGGTTGTTACACCTCTTTCCCTATTCACCGCTTGTGTAGTTTCGATACTGACGATTTTTATATCCACCTATCTTCCTGCCAGAAAAGCTTCAAAGATTTCGGCGATTGATGCAATCAGACAAACAACCGATATTAAGCTCTCTGGTAAAGCGGTGAAAACTTCCAAGTTCGTTCGCAATTTGTTTGGAATTGAAGCAGAAATTGGTTTGAAGAATTTAAAGAGAAATAAACGCAGGTACCAAGCAACCGTGTTCTCACTTGTCATTAGTATTGTTCTTTTTTTATCCGTATCTTCGTTCACTACTAATATGAGAAAGTCGGTAGAACTCTCACAGGATGGTTTGAACTACGATATCCAAGTTTATATGGGGACTGAGGACGCTCAAAAAGTAGCTCGACTGACGAAATCGATATCTGCCTTACCTAATATAACGGAATATAATGTGGTCAGGGAACTAAGCTTGAGTTCATGGATTGATGAAAAAGATATGGCAAAAGAATTGCAAGAGATCGTGGAGCAGGATAGCAGTATTTTAAAGAATGGGAAATATCCTTACTACATTCAAATCCATGCCCTAAATGAACACAGTTTGAGAGCCTACGCAGAATCGGTTGGTGTAAGTTATGAACAATTAACGGATCTTAATCAGATGTCTGCTATTGTGAATGATATCGTCACCTTTGAGGATGAGAACGCCAAAAAGATTATTGAGACCAAAGCTCTTCATTCGGAAATCGGTCAGAAGCTTGATTTAATTTATACGGATTGGAACACAGAGAAAGAGACGAAATTACCACCAGTAGAAATCGTCGCATTAACTGATAAACGCCCTATGGGTGTTCATTCAGCACTAGTTGGTGGATTAAACATCATTGTCTCTGAACAAGTCTTCGATCAATTAACAAATGATACGATGCGTAACGATATTCAAAGCCGACTAAACCTGAACAGCTCTGATCCATTAGCGACACAACAAGCCATTGAGGAAATGAAAGAGCGGAATGTCTATGTTCAAAATGTGTTTCAAAATAGACAAAATAGTGAGCAGATGATCATGTTAATGTCTATTTTTACCTATGGTTTTATTGCTTTGATTACATTAATATCGATTGCGAATATTTTCAATACGATTTCAACAAGCATATCACTTCGTAAAAGAGAGTTCGCGATGCTGAAGTCTGTAGGGATGACGCCAAATGGTTTTAATAAAATGATTAATTATGAAAGTATCTTCTATGGGATAAAATCATTACTTTACGGGCTACCGATCAGTATAGTCGTGATGTACTTGATCTATAGATCTATGATGAGTAGTTTCTCCTATGGATTTGCACTTCCGTGGATGAGTATCTTGTATGTCATAGTCGCTGTATTTATCATCGTTAGCTCAGCTATGCTGTACTCCAGTTCAAAAGTGAAGAAGGAAAATATTATTGATGCTTTAAAACAGGAGAATATATAAAGATTAGCCGCGATAATCGCGGCTTTTTTGACTTTTCTGAAGGTTTATATTTTTCGGGCCCTCCGCGAAGTACCTGAGTACGCATCGAAGCAAATCCCCACTTTGTGGGGATATTTTGTGTCATATATGACACGAACGGTATGGTATTACATATAAATCCCTATGATATAATGTATTCAATTGAATTTAACAGATTATAAATTTAGAGGCAGGTGTCAACGCTTGAGAACGGTCGTCGTGATTGGCGGGGGAATTACTGGATTGTCTACCGCTTACTATCTACAGAAATCTATACAGCATAATAAGTTGGATGTAAAAATCATTTTGGTTGAAGCCAGCGATAGACTGGGCGGCAAAATTAGAACACTTCAGCATGATGACTTCATCATGGAGTCTGGTGCTGATTCAATTGTCACTCGCAAGACAAATGTAGCACCATTGATTGAAGAATTAGGCATTCAGGATGAGGTTGTATATAACGCGACAGGAATATCATACATCTACACAGAAGGTAAGCTGAAGCAAATTCCTAAAGATGCAGTCTTTGGCATCCCTCTCAGTATTGAATCGCTTGCTACTACAGATTTGATCTCTGCTGAAGGTAAAGTTGAAGCACTTAAAGATTTCTATACTCCGAATGATCGTTTTACGAAAAACGATTCTGTAGGTGATTTTCTGGAAGCTTTCTTTGGAAAAGAACTTGTCGAGAAGCAAATATCACCAGTCCTATCAGGTGTATATTCCGGGAAATTGAGTGAACTTACCATTGCCTCGACCCTTCCTTATTTGATTGATTATAAAAATGAATATGGAAGTATTATTCAGGGATTGTCCGCGAATAAGGCTAAATTCCAGGGAAACGGCGATAAGAAGTTTATGTCTTTTAAGGGTGGCGTATCTGCTCTGATTGATGCCATGGAAGAACAGCTGTCCGATGTAGAGATCATCAAAGGGATTAGGGCCGAGCGCATTGCAAAGGATGGAGAACGATACCGTGTAACACTGGCAGATGGACGAATCTTGGACAGCGACTTTGTCGTACTAGGAACGATGCATTCTACTGCACAAGCATTACTACAAGACGAAGCGCTGAATGAAGATTTCATTCAGTTGTTTAACAGCTCTATGATTAGTGTGTATCTAGGATTTGATATCCCTGACAGTCAGCTGCCAGCGAATGGTACAGGGTTCATAACAGCGAACAGTGACGATGTTCTTTGTAATGCTTGTACGTGGACAAGTCGCAAGTGGGAGCACACGTCTGGTCAACAACGTCTGCTTGTCAGACTCTTTTATAAAAGCTCAGGACCGCATTATGAGTCCTTGATTAAGCTTTCAGAAGAGGAATTATTAAAGGTGGCGTTGAATGATATACAGACCAGTCTTGGAATTACTGGACATCCAGTTACCCACGATGTGACCAAATGGCATGATGTTATGCCAAATTACCACAAACGCCATCACGAGATTGTAGTATCCTTAGAGAAGAAGATTGCAGATCATTATCCGAATGTAATCCTTGCTGGATGTTCTTATTATGGTGTGGGTATTCCCGATTGTATTGCAAATGGAGAGAAGACAGCGGATCGCATTTTGGAACAAGTAATTACACATTAAACAAAGGAGGGCGGACAATAGTGAGAAAATTAGCGATAAGCTCTATGCAAAGTCTAGACTATAAACAACGGCGGTTGTTTGTATAGAGCGAATAAAAATTGATTTACCGCCAGTGCACTGTGCAGGGTTGTTTTTAGAATAGACTTTGCTACCTTCAAACTCAAAAAAAGTTTAAGGAGCAGAGCGACTATGAAATATGTAAATGCAGATACGATTTTTCCAAAAGAATTAATAGAGGAAATTCAGAAATATATTAACGGTGGTATGGTGTATATCCCTAAGCCTGAAGAAGCACATGTAAAATGGGGCGAGAAGTCAGGGAGCAGAAAATACTTAAGATCTAGAAATATTGAGATTTGTCTAAGGTTTGCCGTTGGAGCAACGGTTGACCAGCTTTCGGATGAATACTGCCTATCAAGGGATAGTATTAAGAAGATTGTTTACACAAAAAAATAGCCATAAGTCAAAAGCCACGTTGGAGGATGAAGTGCACCCTGTCAAGTAGACAGTCTAAAAAACAAAAAAAGAGTTAGTTTAGATACCTCAACTCGTATTACCAGAGCTGAGGTATCTTCGTTATGCAGCACGTCGGTATTCGTTAGGTGACAAGCCATCCAAACATTCTACGT contains the following coding sequences:
- a CDS encoding iron-sulfur cluster biosynthesis family protein, which gives rise to MFIQLNSQTIEKLEKCLGERPGYFKLFFDTEGCGCNGVIVIQVISEPHATDIEVQKEPFTFFVDRQQESLFDEQMQLEADENYPSFKLSSDSSLLGSNIRVKDIR
- a CDS encoding class I SAM-dependent methyltransferase, whose translation is MQQNIYDNPEFFQMYKNLRESRITYNDFIEQPAIRGLLPDLQDLNVLDLGCGFGEQANYMIDNHASQVTGVDISEKMLAMARKRPEIRYIQGSMEEIEFNRNEFDLVVSSLAFHYIEDYKTLISRISEWIKPNGHLVFSIEHPVVLSNKSQSGWVKDLDHNILHWPIDNYGEEGLRSQFWGIDGVIKYHRKLSTLINTLIQNGLAVEQIVEPESTPEGLEKMPNLINERRRPSFLIIKARKTVIQHLQGK
- a CDS encoding MFS transporter — its product is MSSFFMFLTFYILATAFPLYVKESLHGNQQQMGLAITIYVLGGVLIRPFSGQWVDKFGKKKMAVIGLVLFLLACIGYFGSNGIVLFLVIRFIHGMSYAVASTATSTIASTLIPFSRQGEGIGYFSMFMSIAMVIGPALGLFLWKDENINVLLLGVCVIAGLSLLFTLGVRMPKEEKDTVKEVVKEPVKKRKGLRWSDVIEPKALPISLVGFTLAFSYSSLSGFIASFTKEINQSQLTGYFFVAFAIMIVLFRPLIGKVFDKYNEHILIYPGILIFAVGLLSLSQARSGFMLMFSGIIMGVGYGALMPCFQTLALKLADKERRGSANGTFFLLFDLGYGAGSYIMGVVASYTDYRMMYEVAGFVTLISVAVYYLLHHLPKSKLRVQKAKADAA
- a CDS encoding PadR family transcriptional regulator → MNPEKVLKKYVPMTETAFYILLSLDEPRHGYGIVKHVEKITKARLLLGSGTVYGTLTKMQKDGMITVFADEERKTVYERTDIGMLILATEINRLKELHENAIKYGGDVDDHQNI
- a CDS encoding GNAT family N-acetyltransferase, yielding MHEISHEDYYKVKPLLQGEHIHPEILSVIEVNNPGWIFVDQLTAPKSALVWSQGIEGFYLIGDHTNQAFIHALDSYVTDHIVPRMKELGMEHFEVSGQHDEWNLELMFPSRKLYPFEQMVFKLLHKPPTTLTNGIRTINLKMLDWENSDLKNIEFVHENIDLFWSSKEDFAEKGYGYAAVEGSEIMGVCYSSFVTQDTHAIGIETLPKYQKQGVGTHLATLVVEDVLANGFIPYWDCSLDNEASKKSALRLGFQQIHQYKCGAFAI
- a CDS encoding DMT family transporter → MRGIIFAFLAGACITLQGVSNARISQDIGTWQAATITQLTGFIMSFLILLFVRDGKRGGFKQVKPLYLIGGAFAAVIIFSEVTAIQQIGVTFTISSLLIAQLCLTFLIDIKGWFGMEKRKMRLPQFIGIGLMIVGVVILKF
- a CDS encoding DUF2812 domain-containing protein; the protein is MIIKISRPFWSYDVQKTEEWLASMAQKGYELIRINRLTRYFYFQQGESNVANYRIVFDKVPNQSLSKGLLNFGWTKVLQSGKWYVTMNKLPLEQIRTFPDREGIVKHNKKIMYIFMGILIYLMVALLNVILISTIAMSVSKVGHFNVFNGPYGFIPATALGLSIILCIFTVYSLITLNKTNQRLTGEFIQPNKQNGQGTSPLKDRLSKNEKKRLKSSGQLVMKWKLGWMYAPDRLEAWLEGMEEKGYNLYSVGKTGTAFYFKKGKPRKMCYCADLQNTADTNYFNIHTDSGWVCLYHSSSWSQKWVLWGQEYVPGEVKPQIYSDKLNQLKLARRIALTYSAMFLPLTILYMYIIGLNVRLSDYADLDRLEIINLILYAILILMFGSYVTRTWLYYNRLRKLHQ
- a CDS encoding DMT family transporter, whose product is MIIGLILALIAGSLVSLQNIFNTKVNEKVGSWATTTLVLGMGFLASFIMSLIVEGNRIFTLRNMEPWYWISGLIGVGVVICLVQGTKRLGPTYAISIVLISQLGFALLWDSLGWLGLEKVPFTWKQLVGVIVIVGGILVFKLGGERETQKAA
- a CDS encoding NUDIX domain-containing protein, which gives rise to MTTIIDKIAWIHIENGQVLCARSKGKDMYYLPGGKREAGETDEETLVREIEEEISVQIKADTISYFGTFEAEAHGKAEDVTVKMTCYIADYEGTLTPASEIEELSWLSYKDRNRMSVVTQIILDQLREKNLLS